The Solibacillus sp. FSL R7-0682 genome includes a window with the following:
- the pgsA gene encoding CDP-diacylglycerol--glycerol-3-phosphate 3-phosphatidyltransferase produces the protein MNIPNKITVSRILLIPLFVIVMMFDFGWGNITLFGAEMQVNYFVGALIFIFASATDWVDGYYARKYNLVTNLGKFLDPLADKLLVSAAFIMLVEMGLAPAWIVILIISREFAVTGLRLILAGQGEVVAANQLGKIKTWTQIVAISALILHNTIFTLVGIPFDTIMLYVALFFTLWSGWDYFYINRRVLLESK, from the coding sequence AAATAAGATTACAGTCTCACGCATACTTTTAATTCCATTATTTGTGATTGTAATGATGTTTGATTTTGGCTGGGGTAATATCACACTATTTGGTGCTGAAATGCAAGTGAACTACTTTGTTGGAGCACTAATTTTTATTTTCGCTTCGGCAACGGACTGGGTAGACGGCTATTATGCACGGAAGTACAATTTAGTAACAAATTTAGGGAAATTTTTAGACCCTCTAGCAGATAAGCTACTTGTTTCTGCTGCATTCATTATGTTGGTAGAAATGGGCTTAGCGCCTGCATGGATCGTTATTTTAATTATTTCTCGTGAATTTGCGGTAACCGGTCTACGCTTAATTTTGGCTGGTCAAGGTGAAGTAGTCGCTGCGAACCAATTAGGTAAAATTAAAACTTGGACACAAATCGTGGCAATTTCTGCACTGATTTTACACAATACGATTTTTACGTTAGTAGGTATTCCATTCGACACGATCATGCTTTACGTAGCATTATTCTTTACATTATGGTCTGGTTGGGATTATTTCTATATCAATCGACGTGTATTACTTGAGTCAAAATAA